The stretch of DNA GTCTTCACCTGAAACTGAATGCACATGGACGGTTTGTACAAAGATGCTCCTTTTTATGgaaatatactatattatttatgtagaGACTTTGCTGTATCTTTTGTCAGTATCTGTCAGAAGGATgactatagttttttttagtaCAAATCAAAGACTTTTTCAAAGATGAGATCTAAACACAAAAAGTGTTTTCTAATCAGTTGCTCAAGAATAGACTAGGTGATGATGATGTACTATATGATATGGTAATCTTTAATTATTTTCCTGCATTTCAAGAAACCTAACTGCCTTGCTATTGTTTTGTAACATTTTCAGACAGCAGGCCGAGACTTGTTACTGGTTCCCCCGAAGGATACGCAGGTCACGTTGATGGGAGGCTACGTGACGCTAGGCTGAACCATCCTAAGGGCCTTACGGTTGATGACAGAGGAAACATATATGTTGCTGACACACTCAATAATGCTATACGGAAGATAAGCGAAGGAGGTAAACTTAGTTGCATCTTGTAGTAATCATAACTGCGTTTCATGGGTTGTAAAACTCGTTTTTGTAATCTTGTAGGAGTTGCAACAATAGCTGGTGGCAAAACGGCTAGAAATGGAGGAGGGCATGTGGATGGACCGAGCGAAGATGCAAAGTTTTCTAATGATTTTGATCTTGTTTACATTGGAAGCAGTTGTTCCCTCCTCGTTATTGACCGTGGAAACAGAGCCATCAGAGAGATTCAGCTTCAGTTCGACGACTGTGCTTATCAGTATGGAAGCGGTTTCCCTCTTGGTAATCTTTTTATATTTGCTTTCTTTGGAATCTTTTTTGTCTCTGAACTAACTCAAAATGTGTTGCAGGGATTGCGGTTCTTCTAGCTGCAGGTTTCTTTGGTTATATGTTGGCTCTGTTGCAGAGAAGAGTTGGCTCTATTGTCTCCTCTTCTCATACACAGGATCAAGAAATGTTTGAAGCTGATCATGATCAAAAGCCATCCAGACCGTCTCTGATTCCAACAGGAGAAGAGCAGCAAGAGAAACAAGAAGATAGCTTCCTTGTATCCCTTGGGAATCTCGCTTCCAATGCTTGGGTTTCTGTTATGGAGATACTCAGAATAAAGCAGTCAGCAGCCACAAACTTTCAGCAGTACCAAACAAAGCAGTCTGCTGCTGCGTTTAGCACTACAGCTCCGTGGCCAATTCAAGAGAGCTTTGTGGTCAGAGACGAAGATGAACCTCCTCCTGTTGAGAACAAGAACCAAACTCCGAGAAAGACTTATGCTTTTATGACTAAAGACGCAGAGAAAATGCAGCAGCTGCGTCAGAGCCGTGCGTTCTACAGCAGCTGGGAAGCTGAGCTCCCaaatcagcagcagcagcagcatagAAGGCATTACTCGTCGATCCCGCATACATACTATGAGCAGAACAGTGAGCAGACTAATGAGATAGTGTTTGGGGCGGTCCAAGAACAGAGCAGCAAGCGTGTGACTAAGCCTAAGGAGTCTGGAGAGcagataaataataataataataatactcaACATAATCTTCACTACAGAGCTCACTCTGTTAGTTACCCATATGGATACTATCCATATACATGAAAAGTCTTATGGTTCTGTGAGGTTATCAGATTTATTGAATAACATTATGAAAGGGAAGTTACAAATTTTGGGTATAGGGTGGTGTTTTGAGATTTATATGTAAGGGAATTGGGGAATTTAGATGCTCGTCTTGTAAGGAAAGTTGCAAACTTTGATTGTATAAGATAAAAAGATATGATCTTTGTGTGAGAAAATAAGTCAGTAATTTCATTTGGAATTGAAGATTCATCATTCCCACATCTTCATAACTTATAAAGTTCTTTAGATATATGTGTCAGTGGTGGGTACAAGTGCAAAGAGCACATGAAAATAGAAGCAAGTCTTATTGCAATTGGTTTTACTAATGTAGTATCTTGACGCAAACACTAAACATGTATTAAGTTTAGTAGAGCATATGCTATCACTATCAGGTGCAAATGAATGCAACCATGGCTGGTCTGGTCCTACTTCTTTAGAGACCTAAAAgactttaaaaacaaattatgaaaatgtgGTCTTTTACTTCTTACTGCTGCAGTTTTGTTACTGATATTCTTTAtacgcatatatatatatatatttcagaaTAGTTTCAGATTATATAC from Raphanus sativus cultivar WK10039 unplaced genomic scaffold, ASM80110v3 Scaffold2134, whole genome shotgun sequence encodes:
- the LOC108830066 gene encoding uncharacterized protein LOC108830066, producing the protein MGRDYVVVGILILLCSSGFVASAPSANSPAKIVSGFISNHGSSLMKWLWSLKSTSTKTTIATRSMVKFENGYTVETVFDGSKLGIEPYSVEVLPNGELLILDSENSNIYKISSSLSLYSRPRLVTGSPEGYAGHVDGRLRDARLNHPKGLTVDDRGNIYVADTLNNAIRKISEGGVATIAGGKTARNGGGHVDGPSEDAKFSNDFDLVYIGSSCSLLVIDRGNRAIREIQLQFDDCAYQYGSGFPLGIAVLLAAGFFGYMLALLQRRVGSIVSSSHTQDQEMFEADHDQKPSRPSLIPTGEEQQEKQEDSFLVSLGNLASNAWVSVMEILRIKQSAATNFQQYQTKQSAAAFSTTAPWPIQESFVVRDEDEPPPVENKNQTPRKTYAFMTKDAEKMQQLRQSRAFYSSWEAELPNQQQQQHRRHYSSIPHTYYEQNSEQTNEIVFGAVQEQSSKRVTKPKESGEQINNNNNNTQHNLHYRAHSVSYPYGYYPYT